In the genome of Streptomyces sp. Q6, the window ACGGAAGGCGGGTCCTTCCGGGTCCGTCTTACCCATGACGATGAGCACCTTGCAGTGCGGGTGCAGGGCGTTCGACGTCCACCACTTGCGTCCGTTCAGGACGTAGTCGTCGCCGTCGCGCTCCATGCGGAGCTGGATGTTGCTCGCGTCCGAACTGGCCACCGCGGGCTCGGTCATGGCGAACGCGGAGGCGATCTCCCCGTCGAGCAGCGGCTTCAGCCACTTCTCCTTGTGCTCCTCGGTCCCGAAGAGGGTGAGGACCTCCATGTTGCCGGTGTCCGGCGCGTTGCAGTTGGTCGCCTCGGGCGCCAAGTGGGCGCTGCGGCCCATGATTTCGGCGAGCGGCGCGTATTCGAGGTTCGTCAGGCCCGGTCCCCACTCGGGGTGCGGGTGGAAGAGGTTCCACAGGCCGCGCTTCCTGGCCTCGGTCTTCAGCTCCTCGATGACCGGCGGGTGGAAGTGCGGATCGCCGGACTCGGCCATCTGCGCGGCGTACACCGCCTCGGCGGGGTAGATGTGCTCGTCCATGAAGGCGAGCAGCTTGGTCTGGTACTCCTTGGCCCTGTCGGACAGCTCGTACACAGGTCCTCCCACGGTGGTGTCGTACGGGTCGGGTCGTGCGGGTTCAGATCGTGCGCCTGCGTGACACGCGCGTTCAGGTCGTCCGGGTCGGGGCGGCGGCCGGTGGCGTCAGGAGCCGGGCCAGTTCCGCCGCGGTGGTCGCGGCGTCGCGGTGGACGACGCCGGCGATGCCGAGCCGGGCGGCGGACGCGATGTTCTGCTCCAGGTCGTCGACCATGACGGTCACTTCGGGTGCCACGCCCAGGCGTTCGCAGGCGAGGGCGTAGGCGCGGCGCGAGGGTTTGCGTACGCCGATCTCGCCGGAGACGGTGACGGCGTCGAAGAGGGCGGGCAGATCGAACCCCGCGTAGCAGTCGTCGCCGAGGGAGTTCGACAGAAGGCCGACACGGTGGCCGTCCGCCCGGAGCTTCGCCACGAGGGCGACCGTGTCGGGGTCCGGCCGCATGTACGCCTGGAGGCGGCCGAGAAGTCCGGGCCCGTCGGCGGCGACGCCGTGCGCCCGCAGCCGGGCCGCGAACCCGTCCTCGAACGCGCGCTGCCCGATGCGGCCCTCCTCGTGCGCCACCAGCAGGGCGCTGCTCTCCGCGTCCTTGGACAGCAGGCGGAGCAACAGCCCTGGTTCGGCGCCGAGTTCGCGTCCGAGGTCGTCGAAGGCGGTGACCACGCTCGTGGTGAGCACGCCCCCGAAGTCGAAGAGGACGGCGCTGCGCGCGGCGGTCTCGGTCATGGCTCGGCCTCCCGGTTGCGGTGCGGCACACCGTACTTGAATCCGGGTTCAGGTTCAATGGACGGGAGGGCTGCGCGGGCGGGGGGAGGCCCTGTACGTTTGAATCCAACGTCAGGTTCAAGAAGCTGGATCGACCGGGGAGAGTCCGCCCATGACCGCACATCTGCCGATCGCCGCGTGGGAGCAGGTCACGGCGCGGGACGTCGCGACCAACGGGATCACGCTGCGCGTCTTCGAGCACGGCCCCCGGGACACGGACAAGCCGTTGGTCGTCCTCTGTCACGGCTTCCCCGAGCTGGCGTTCTCCTGGCGGCACCAGATCCTGGCGCTCGCGGCCGCCGGCTACCGGGTCCTGGCCCCCGACATGCGCGGTTTCGGCGGGAGTTCACGGCCGGCGGACGTGGACGCGTACGACATGCCGACGATCTGCGGCGATCTCGCCGGGCTGCTCGACGACGTCGGCGCGGACGACGCGGTGTTCGTGGGGCACGACTGGGGCGCCTCGGTCGTGTGGCACATGGCGTGGCTGCACCCGGAGCGGGTGCGGGCCGTGGCGGGGATGAGCGTGCCGGTGACACCGCGCTCCCCCGTGCCGCCTCTGTCGACCCTGCGACGGCGCCTCGGCGACGACTTCTACATCGTGTGGTTCCAGGAGCCGGGTGTCGCCGACCGTGCGCTCGCCCGGAACGTCCGCAGGACGCTGGTGTCGCGCGAGGTGTGGACGGCGCGGTGGGCGGCCCGCGAGGACGAGGAGCTGAAGCCGCCGCGCTGGCTCGGCGAGGAGGAACTCGCTTACTACGTAGCGGCGTTCGAGGAGACCGGGTTCACCGGCGGCCTCAACTACTACCGGAACCTGGACCGCACCTGGGAGCTCACCGAGCACCTCCGGGGGCGGACCATCGACTGCCCGTCGCTGTTCGTCATCGGATCGCGGGACCCGGTCGGCCGGTTCACGCCGACGGAGAAGCTGGGACAGGTGCTGACCGATCTGCGCGGGCACCTGGTGCTCGACGGGGCGGGCCACTGGATCCAGCAGGAGCGGGCCGAGGAGGTCGACGCCGCTCTGCTCGATTTCCTCGCGGGGGTCGGCTGATAACATCCGCAGCCCCGATGGGGTACAAGCACTACGAAGGACGGACCGCGTTGGCTGCCCAGGCCCCGGCCGCTGACGGCGGCCAGAAGCAACCCATCACCCCGCGCAGCGCGCGCGGACACAGGACGCGGGGCGCCCTGGTCGCCGCGGCCCGCGAGGTCTTCGAGCGCGACGGCTACCTCGACGCGCGGATCACCGACATCTCCAAGGCGGCGCATGTCGCGTCGGGCTCGTTCTACACCTACTTCAACAGCAAGGAAGAGATCTTCCAGGCGCTGGTCGAGCAGGTGCAGGAGGAGATGCTCCACCCGCATCTGCGCGAACGCACCGGGATCACCGACCCGCTCGAACTGATCGACGCGTCGAACCGCGAGTACCTGCGCTCGTACAAGAAGAACGCCCGGCTGATGGCGCTGTTCGAGCAGGTCGCGCAGGTCGACGAGCAGTTCAAGAAGCTGCGGATCGAGCGGGGCAACGCGTTCGCGCGGCGCAACGCCAAGCTGATCAGGTCGCTCCAGGAGAGCGGCAGGGCCGACCCGAGCCTGGACCCGCTCGTGACGGCGCACGCCCTGTCGGTGATGGTGAGCCGCATGGCGTACCTGGTGTTCGTGCTCGGTCAGCGCATCCCGTTCGAGCGGCTCGTGACGACGCTCAACACGATCTGGGCGAACGGGTTGCGGCTCACGGACCCTCCCGCCGCCGACTCCGACGCAGGCTCCGCGTCCACGTCCACGTCCACGTCCGGGTCCGGGTCCGGGTCCGGGTCCGGGTCCGGGTCCGGGTCCGGCAAGGCCTGAGGCGCGGGGCGTCAGAAGTGACGGCGGAAGTCGTCGTCGTCCTCGATCGTGTCGCGCAGTTCGAAGAGCACTTCACCCGAGTCGCCGGAGCCCTCCGCACCGGCGAGCACGGAACGCACGGTGGCGCCCACCCACACCAGGTTGGGCGCCGTGCCCACGACGCGGCACGGCACGACGAACCCCTCGGGGAAGCGGACCAGGGACTCGTTGCGGGCGGTCCCGGTGCCGCGGTGGACCACGCGGGACTGGACGACGACGCCCGGCCCCTCGCTGTACTGCCGCTCCAGGTCGCTCGCCGCGCAGACCGGACAGAGCAGCCGGCGGAACGACGCGGTCCCGCACCAACGGCACCGCTGATAGGCGAATCCCTCTTCGGCCTGCTTCGGCGCCATGACGCCGAACCCGCTCATGGCCATCTCCGACATCCTTCGGCCTCCCGCGCTCGCCCGGTGCGCGTCGGGCTGCGGCCACGACGCCTCCGTCAGCGTATGGCACTCAGTGCCGCTCGGTAAAGACACTGAGTACCCTCAGTCGTCGCGCAATGCGGATTCGACCTGCTGGATGACCCGCCACATGGGGGCACCCTTCGGCGCGACCATGACGACGACCTCCTCGTTCGGGTCACCGGCGGGCTGCCGCGCCGCCTGTCCCCACACCTGCCGTACGAGGGCGAGCGCGGCGTCGACGGCCATCTCGGCGTCACCCTCGCCGCCCGAACGCAGCCAGGAACGCAGGCCGTTGTTGTGCGCGGCGACCACGGACGCGGCGACGACCTCCGCCCGCAGCGCGCCGTCGGGCTCACTCTCCCAGCGTCGGCGCAGATAGCCGGCGAGGGTGCGTTCGTAGCGCCGCACGACCGACAGCTCGTACGTCCGCAGCCCCGGCACCTCACGGGTCAACCGGTAGCGCTGAACGGAGAATTCGGGGTTCGAGGCGTACATCCGCAGAACGATCCGCGCCCCGTCGCACACCACGTCGACGGCGTCGCGCTCGTCGCTCGCGGCGTCGAGGAACGCGGTCATCTCGGCCAGGCAGCTCTCGTGGTCCGGGAAGACAGCGTCTTCCTTGGAGGGGAAGTACCGGAAGAACGAGCGCCGTCCGACCCCGGCCCGCGCCACGATGTCGTCCACGGTCGTCCGCTCGAAGCCGCGCTCCAGGTACAGCTGGAACGCCGCCTCGGCCAGCACCTCCCGCATGGGCGCTTTCTTCCGTGAACCATTGACCTCGCGTGCCTCGCTCATGCCGGGAACGTAACACCGCCGCGCCCGTTTTGGCACTACGTACCTTTACAGAGGGAACTGAGTGCCATACGTTGACCTTCACAGGACTGAGTAAGGAGAGCCGGCGTGAGCTTGAGGATCGTTGTCACCGTGAAGTACGTGCCGGACGCGACGGGGGACCGGCATTTCGCTGATGATCTGACCGTTGACCGGGATGATGTGGACG includes:
- a CDS encoding alpha/beta hydrolase, whose amino-acid sequence is MTAHLPIAAWEQVTARDVATNGITLRVFEHGPRDTDKPLVVLCHGFPELAFSWRHQILALAAAGYRVLAPDMRGFGGSSRPADVDAYDMPTICGDLAGLLDDVGADDAVFVGHDWGASVVWHMAWLHPERVRAVAGMSVPVTPRSPVPPLSTLRRRLGDDFYIVWFQEPGVADRALARNVRRTLVSREVWTARWAAREDEELKPPRWLGEEELAYYVAAFEETGFTGGLNYYRNLDRTWELTEHLRGRTIDCPSLFVIGSRDPVGRFTPTEKLGQVLTDLRGHLVLDGAGHWIQQERAEEVDAALLDFLAGVG
- a CDS encoding Zn-ribbon domain-containing OB-fold protein, encoding MAMSGFGVMAPKQAEEGFAYQRCRWCGTASFRRLLCPVCAASDLERQYSEGPGVVVQSRVVHRGTGTARNESLVRFPEGFVVPCRVVGTAPNLVWVGATVRSVLAGAEGSGDSGEVLFELRDTIEDDDDFRRHF
- a CDS encoding HAD family phosphatase; protein product: MTETAARSAVLFDFGGVLTTSVVTAFDDLGRELGAEPGLLLRLLSKDAESSALLVAHEEGRIGQRAFEDGFAARLRAHGVAADGPGLLGRLQAYMRPDPDTVALVAKLRADGHRVGLLSNSLGDDCYAGFDLPALFDAVTVSGEIGVRKPSRRAYALACERLGVAPEVTVMVDDLEQNIASAARLGIAGVVHRDAATTAAELARLLTPPAAAPTRTT
- a CDS encoding TetR/AcrR family transcriptional regulator — protein: MAAQAPAADGGQKQPITPRSARGHRTRGALVAAAREVFERDGYLDARITDISKAAHVASGSFYTYFNSKEEIFQALVEQVQEEMLHPHLRERTGITDPLELIDASNREYLRSYKKNARLMALFEQVAQVDEQFKKLRIERGNAFARRNAKLIRSLQESGRADPSLDPLVTAHALSVMVSRMAYLVFVLGQRIPFERLVTTLNTIWANGLRLTDPPAADSDAGSASTSTSTSGSGSGSGSGSGSGSGKA
- a CDS encoding TetR family transcriptional regulator; this encodes MREVLAEAAFQLYLERGFERTTVDDIVARAGVGRRSFFRYFPSKEDAVFPDHESCLAEMTAFLDAASDERDAVDVVCDGARIVLRMYASNPEFSVQRYRLTREVPGLRTYELSVVRRYERTLAGYLRRRWESEPDGALRAEVVAASVVAAHNNGLRSWLRSGGEGDAEMAVDAALALVRQVWGQAARQPAGDPNEEVVVMVAPKGAPMWRVIQQVESALRDD